From a region of the Mucilaginibacter auburnensis genome:
- a CDS encoding pyridoxal phosphate-dependent aminotransferase codes for MTALSNRINNLSESATIKMAKMGRELAAKGVDVINLSFGEPDFNTPQHVKDAAKKALDDNYTYYTPVSGYPELRKAVAAKLKNENGLDYDFSQIVVSTGAKQSIANTLLVLVNPGEEVIIPTPYWVSYSELVKLAEGVSVFIDTTVESDFKITPEQLEAAITPKTKLFMFSSPCNPTGSVYTKEELEGLAKVFEKYPDVYIMADEIYEHINFMGKHESIAQFDAIKDRVIIINGWSKGFAMTGWRLGYTASNKEIAAAIDKLQGQVTSGTSSITQRAGLAAYEGGLETVLEMREAFQKRRGIVYDLLSSIPGIKVNLPQGAFYFFPNVTAFFGKSYNGRTINDADELSVYLLEEAHVSTVGGDSFGDKKSIRISYAASEEKLVDAMTRIKAALAKLQ; via the coding sequence ATGACTGCACTTAGTAACAGGATAAACAACCTGTCGGAATCAGCAACTATCAAAATGGCCAAAATGGGCCGCGAACTTGCCGCTAAAGGCGTTGATGTTATTAATCTGAGCTTTGGAGAGCCCGACTTTAACACTCCTCAGCATGTTAAGGATGCCGCGAAGAAAGCACTGGATGATAATTATACTTATTATACTCCGGTTTCAGGTTATCCTGAATTGCGTAAGGCAGTGGCCGCCAAGTTGAAGAACGAGAACGGCCTTGACTATGATTTTAGCCAGATAGTTGTATCAACCGGTGCTAAGCAATCAATTGCCAACACGCTGTTGGTTTTGGTTAATCCGGGCGAGGAAGTAATTATCCCTACTCCATATTGGGTATCGTACTCAGAACTGGTAAAACTTGCTGAAGGTGTGAGCGTATTTATTGACACTACTGTTGAGTCTGATTTTAAAATTACGCCCGAACAATTAGAGGCAGCAATTACGCCAAAAACTAAATTGTTTATGTTCTCATCTCCTTGTAATCCTACAGGTAGTGTTTACACTAAAGAAGAGCTGGAAGGCTTAGCTAAAGTATTTGAGAAATACCCGGATGTTTACATTATGGCCGATGAGATCTATGAGCACATCAACTTTATGGGTAAACATGAGTCAATTGCTCAGTTTGACGCCATTAAAGACCGTGTTATAATCATCAACGGTTGGTCAAAAGGTTTTGCCATGACCGGCTGGCGCTTAGGCTACACTGCATCAAACAAAGAAATAGCTGCCGCTATTGACAAATTGCAAGGCCAGGTTACTTCAGGTACCTCATCAATCACTCAACGTGCCGGTTTAGCTGCTTACGAAGGTGGCTTAGAAACAGTACTTGAAATGCGCGAAGCTTTTCAAAAACGTCGCGGTATTGTTTATGATCTACTGAGTTCAATTCCCGGCATCAAAGTAAACCTGCCCCAGGGTGCATTTTATTTCTTCCCTAACGTTACAGCTTTCTTTGGCAAAAGCTATAATGGCAGAACTATAAACGATGCTGATGAACTTAGCGTATATTTACTGGAAGAAGCACATGTTTCAACGGTGGGTGGCGATTCATTCGGTGATAAAAAATCTATCCGTATATCTTACGCAGCGTCCGAAGAGAAACTTGTAGATGCTATGACCCGTATCAAAGCAGCTTTGGCGAAATTACAATAG
- a CDS encoding NUDIX domain-containing protein produces MQHSIRVYGLLINADNEILISDEKQYGMQFSKFPGGGLEYGEGTIDGLKREFVEECNAEIEVVDHFYTTDFFIKSAFSDAQIISIYYTVKNIHALQLNFKNKPFDFDSEGDVLQAFRWLKVSELKVEDVTFPIDQHVVKLLKQQYGFS; encoded by the coding sequence ATGCAGCATAGTATTCGTGTTTATGGCTTGCTTATTAACGCTGATAATGAAATATTAATAAGCGATGAGAAACAATACGGCATGCAATTCTCTAAATTTCCGGGCGGTGGTTTGGAGTATGGCGAAGGTACCATTGATGGCTTAAAGCGGGAATTTGTGGAAGAGTGCAACGCTGAAATTGAGGTGGTGGATCATTTTTACACCACCGATTTTTTTATCAAATCGGCATTTAGCGATGCGCAAATCATAAGTATCTATTATACAGTTAAAAATATACATGCGCTTCAACTTAACTTTAAAAATAAGCCCTTTGATTTTGATAGTGAGGGAGATGTTTTACAGGCTTTCCGTTGGCTTAAAGTTAGTGAATTAAAGGTGGAAGATGTGACTTTTCCCATCGATCAGCATGTGGTTAAATTATTAAAACAGCAATATGGATTTAGTTGA
- a CDS encoding DUF4412 domain-containing protein produces the protein MNKSILKTALFAAFASFGISANAQKVYTEGVANYTVSSPMGSADTKVYFTTDSSAAVTDNGMYTAKIVSDSKNTYTAVLVDVPAMSMRKVAVLTPAEVTQVNGEIPKLTFTPTTETKQINGFNCKKVTAKDPKSGMDIELWVTNDIKAPVTSITKPFTDAGGTPVKFVTVQQGQTVNVELKSMAGDKVPAGTFGIPAGYDKLSFSALKALGGQQ, from the coding sequence ATGAACAAGTCAATTTTAAAAACAGCGCTGTTTGCAGCATTCGCCTCATTTGGTATTAGCGCAAACGCTCAAAAAGTATATACCGAAGGTGTTGCAAATTACACTGTATCGTCGCCTATGGGTAGCGCGGATACTAAAGTGTACTTTACAACTGACTCAAGCGCTGCTGTAACCGATAATGGTATGTATACGGCTAAAATAGTGTCTGACAGTAAAAATACTTACACCGCAGTTTTGGTTGATGTGCCTGCAATGTCAATGCGCAAAGTTGCCGTGCTTACGCCCGCAGAAGTTACGCAAGTTAATGGTGAGATACCTAAATTAACTTTTACCCCGACTACAGAAACCAAGCAAATAAACGGTTTTAACTGTAAAAAAGTAACTGCCAAAGATCCTAAAAGCGGAATGGATATTGAGTTGTGGGTAACTAATGATATAAAAGCACCGGTAACATCAATCACCAAACCTTTTACCGATGCAGGTGGTACTCCGGTAAAATTTGTAACGGTTCAACAGGGTCAAACTGTTAACGTAGAGCTAAAGTCAATGGCTGGTGATAAAGTACCCGCTGGTACCTTTGGTATTCCGGCTGGCTATGATAAGTTGTCATTTTCAGCTTTGAAAGCTTTAGGCGGTCAGCAATAA
- a CDS encoding cation diffusion facilitator family transporter, which translates to MHQQKRIILISLITGAVLMLAKFGAYLLTSSTFILTDAAESVVNVIASSFAFFSIYLSAQPRDANHPYGHGKIEFFSVFIEGALILLAGAMIIVKASYGFFYPHAVSNLLVGAVIIGITGAVNGALGYYMVRQGKVLSSITLEADGKHLLTDMVTSGGLVIGLLLINFTGLLILDNILSIMVGCYIVFTGYKLVRRSVGGLMDEADFDMVDKVVKVLNDNRRPEWIDIHNFRAQQYGNELHIDCHLTLPNYFDLNKVHDEVSLVDKLINSEVTNTELFIHTDPCLPDCCHYCKMPNCPIRFESKREEIVWTLDRVIRNKKHFEK; encoded by the coding sequence TTGCATCAACAAAAAAGAATTATATTAATTTCACTGATAACCGGTGCCGTACTTATGCTGGCCAAGTTTGGCGCTTACCTGTTAACATCGTCAACCTTTATTTTGACGGATGCTGCCGAGAGCGTAGTGAATGTAATAGCCAGTTCGTTTGCTTTTTTTAGCATTTATCTATCAGCACAGCCACGCGATGCGAACCATCCTTACGGACACGGAAAAATTGAGTTTTTTTCTGTTTTTATAGAAGGGGCGCTTATTCTTTTAGCAGGTGCCATGATTATTGTAAAGGCATCATATGGCTTTTTTTATCCGCACGCTGTAAGCAATCTTTTAGTAGGTGCGGTGATAATTGGAATAACCGGTGCTGTAAACGGCGCGCTGGGGTATTATATGGTTAGGCAGGGAAAGGTTTTATCATCAATAACTTTAGAAGCCGATGGTAAACACCTGCTTACTGATATGGTAACCAGCGGCGGCCTGGTAATTGGCTTATTACTCATCAATTTTACCGGTTTGTTGATATTAGATAACATCCTGTCAATAATGGTAGGCTGTTACATAGTTTTTACAGGCTACAAGCTGGTGCGCCGTTCCGTTGGCGGGTTGATGGATGAGGCCGACTTTGATATGGTAGATAAGGTTGTTAAGGTATTAAATGATAACCGCCGCCCTGAATGGATTGACATCCACAATTTTAGAGCTCAACAGTATGGCAACGAATTACACATTGACTGCCATTTAACCTTGCCTAATTATTTTGATCTGAACAAGGTGCATGACGAGGTTTCTTTGGTGGATAAGTTAATTAACAGTGAAGTAACCAACACAGAGCTGTTCATTCACACCGACCCATGTTTACCTGATTGTTGCCATTATTGTAAAATGCCCAATTGCCCAATACGTTTCGAAAGTAAGCGCGAAGAAATTGTATGGACGCTGGACAGGGTTATCCGTAACAAGAAACATTTTGAGAAGTAA
- a CDS encoding arginine decarboxylase, translated as MQSYQEFLDLSVGFPQEGFEIIDDELYFHDLNLMEMIETYGTPLRFTYLPMVTKKIQQAKLLFQQAIIKNNYRGSYKYCYCTKSSHFKHIVEEALRNDIHLETSSAFDMPMIDALEKKGVITKDMTVICNGFKTFQYKQYIVDMLHDGFKNIIPVLDNKEEFNLYDDEIEMNTPCNLGIRIAAEEQPDSQFYTSRLGIRMEDIIDFYYNKIESNPNFQVKLLHFFINSGISDTPYYWNELEKYVTLYCKFKKINPHLDTLDIGGGMPFKDSLVFDFDYEYMINEIVKRIKEICAENDTIEPDIITEFGKYTCAEASGILYKVLGRKQQNDRERWLMLDGSFITNLPDVWALNQKYILLPINNWDSEYERVNLGGITCDGQDYYNQEAHMNSVFMPKTRKVQYLGFFNTGAYQEVLSGYGGIHHCLLPSPKHVIIRRNRDETFNFEVFGEEQNSKQVLKILGY; from the coding sequence ATGCAGAGTTACCAGGAATTTCTTGACTTAAGCGTTGGCTTTCCTCAAGAGGGTTTTGAGATCATCGATGACGAATTGTACTTTCATGATCTTAACTTAATGGAAATGATTGAAACGTATGGCACCCCCCTGCGCTTCACTTATTTGCCAATGGTTACCAAAAAGATACAACAGGCTAAACTGTTGTTCCAGCAGGCAATCATCAAAAACAATTATCGCGGCAGCTATAAGTATTGTTATTGCACCAAAAGCTCGCATTTTAAACACATTGTTGAAGAGGCTTTAAGGAATGATATTCACCTGGAAACTTCTTCGGCTTTTGACATGCCTATGATTGATGCCCTTGAGAAAAAAGGCGTTATCACCAAGGATATGACGGTTATATGTAACGGCTTTAAAACTTTTCAATACAAGCAATATATAGTTGATATGTTGCATGACGGTTTTAAGAACATCATTCCTGTGCTTGACAATAAGGAAGAGTTTAACCTGTATGATGATGAAATTGAGATGAATACTCCCTGCAACCTGGGTATCAGGATAGCTGCGGAGGAACAACCCGACTCTCAATTCTATACTTCGCGTTTAGGTATCCGTATGGAAGACATTATTGATTTCTATTACAATAAGATAGAAAGCAACCCTAACTTCCAGGTAAAACTATTGCACTTCTTTATTAACTCGGGTATATCTGACACGCCATACTATTGGAACGAGTTAGAGAAATACGTTACGCTGTATTGTAAATTCAAAAAAATCAATCCACATCTGGATACTTTAGACATTGGCGGCGGTATGCCTTTTAAAGACTCACTGGTATTTGACTTTGACTACGAGTACATGATCAACGAGATCGTTAAGCGTATTAAAGAGATCTGTGCTGAAAACGATACCATAGAACCAGACATCATTACTGAGTTTGGTAAATACACCTGCGCTGAAGCGTCAGGTATATTATATAAAGTTTTAGGTCGTAAACAACAAAACGACCGTGAGCGCTGGTTGATGTTGGATGGTTCATTTATTACCAACCTGCCTGATGTTTGGGCGCTTAACCAAAAATATATTCTGTTACCTATTAACAACTGGGATTCTGAATATGAGCGCGTAAACCTTGGTGGTATTACCTGCGACGGTCAAGATTATTACAACCAGGAAGCACATATGAACAGCGTGTTTATGCCTAAAACACGTAAAGTGCAATACCTGGGCTTTTTCAACACTGGCGCATACCAGGAAGTATTAAGCGGTTATGGTGGTATACACCATTGCTTACTGCCATCGCCTAAGCATGTTATTATTCGCCGCAACAGAGATGAAACTTTCAACTTTGAAGTGTTTGGCGAAGAACAAAACAGCAAGCAGGTATTGAAGATATTAGGTTATTAG
- a CDS encoding ComEC/Rec2 family competence protein gives MFANHKGEIPFVILLIPFIAGIGFAISFPNSQINHVITSILIALSIGYIALNFSYKYLSLYKQPLIGGASVYSILFLSGWVCAAQYNQFKSASHFSKHTNEQLVVSIANEPVIKNGYIRFAANVNEVVNNKQRSSVIGKLLVSIKDSAAFNLSYGDVLLITAKYNEVDPPFNPAEFNYKQYLANQNIYHQAYLYPKQYAVVGHNKGIPIIAYSLQLRQQLVNSFRKHMTDTSAIAVASTMILGYKADLSEDVLNAYTNTGTLHVLSVSGAHVAIVFMLLNWGLLFLNRFRYGKIIRALLIIALIWGYALLTGLSPAVNRAALMISLIIIGNNFYRYVNALNLLAASAFALLLYNPYYITDVGFQLSYLAIGGLTIFQPVLYKSFEFRNKWMDKLWSLCSFSIAAQLITFPLSAYYFHQFPVYFLLSNLFILLPVIVIMYVGFAFLVLSNIPYAGDALGFLLEKSIIIMNKGLALLEHLPFASLNKLWISKNDYLLLYGIIILFFYFLFNKNKRLLNWSLALIVVLAISLGWKKVDSSSTSGITFLNLKKNRGIVFKNGSNAVVLSDLKPDEKNYKYAIQPGLDSTKVVNVKTYSFAADFSLPLIRKKGNVIQFLDKNLLLLDSSTLITDNKVNIDYAYVSQNADIKVVENYSSKLLIINADNSNRYTDTIVRYLLKNNRKFYSLKRNKALNLPSN, from the coding sequence ATGTTTGCCAATCACAAAGGTGAAATTCCTTTTGTAATCCTGCTTATCCCATTTATTGCAGGAATTGGTTTCGCAATTTCCTTCCCTAATTCACAGATCAACCATGTTATCACCAGTATACTTATAGCTTTAAGTATAGGGTACATTGCACTGAATTTCAGCTATAAATATCTTTCGCTTTACAAACAACCGTTAATTGGCGGAGCAAGTGTTTATTCTATTTTATTCTTATCGGGATGGGTTTGTGCGGCTCAATACAATCAATTTAAAAGCGCAAGCCATTTTTCAAAACACACAAACGAACAACTGGTAGTAAGCATAGCTAATGAGCCGGTTATTAAAAACGGATATATTAGGTTTGCGGCCAATGTAAACGAGGTTGTCAATAACAAACAGCGTTCTTCAGTAATTGGTAAGTTGCTTGTCAGCATTAAAGATAGCGCCGCCTTTAACCTAAGTTATGGCGATGTTTTATTGATAACTGCAAAATATAATGAAGTTGACCCTCCATTTAATCCGGCGGAGTTTAACTATAAGCAATACCTTGCCAATCAGAACATCTATCATCAGGCTTACCTCTACCCTAAGCAATACGCCGTTGTTGGTCATAATAAGGGTATACCAATTATTGCCTACTCATTGCAATTAAGACAACAATTGGTTAATAGTTTCAGGAAGCATATGACGGATACTTCTGCCATTGCAGTTGCATCAACCATGATACTTGGATATAAAGCAGACCTAAGCGAGGATGTTTTAAACGCTTATACCAACACCGGCACTTTGCATGTACTGTCAGTATCTGGTGCGCATGTGGCTATTGTATTTATGCTACTGAACTGGGGGTTATTGTTTTTAAACCGGTTCCGATATGGAAAAATAATAAGGGCCTTGTTAATAATTGCTTTAATATGGGGCTATGCACTTTTAACCGGCTTATCTCCGGCCGTTAATCGCGCCGCTTTAATGATCAGCCTCATCATCATTGGCAACAACTTTTATAGGTACGTTAATGCTTTGAACCTGTTGGCTGCCTCAGCTTTTGCATTGTTACTTTACAATCCGTATTACATTACCGATGTTGGCTTTCAGCTATCCTATCTGGCTATTGGCGGATTAACTATTTTTCAGCCGGTGCTGTATAAAAGCTTCGAGTTCCGGAATAAATGGATGGATAAGTTATGGTCGCTTTGCTCTTTTTCCATAGCGGCACAATTGATTACATTTCCGCTAAGTGCATATTACTTTCACCAATTCCCGGTTTATTTTCTCTTAAGTAACCTGTTTATTTTACTACCGGTAATTGTTATTATGTATGTTGGGTTTGCATTTCTTGTATTATCAAATATTCCGTATGCGGGAGATGCATTAGGCTTTTTGCTGGAAAAAAGCATCATCATCATGAATAAAGGTCTCGCATTGCTTGAGCACCTCCCCTTCGCCAGTTTGAATAAATTATGGATAAGCAAAAATGATTATTTATTGCTGTACGGAATCATTATCTTATTCTTCTATTTTCTTTTCAACAAAAACAAACGCTTGCTCAATTGGTCGCTTGCCCTGATTGTTGTTTTAGCTATTAGTTTGGGCTGGAAAAAAGTTGATAGCTCATCAACAAGCGGCATCACTTTTCTTAACTTGAAAAAAAACAGAGGCATCGTGTTTAAAAACGGATCAAATGCTGTTGTACTATCTGATTTAAAACCTGATGAAAAAAATTACAAATACGCCATTCAACCCGGCTTAGATAGTACAAAAGTAGTAAACGTAAAAACTTACTCTTTTGCAGCGGACTTCAGTTTACCATTAATCAGAAAGAAAGGTAATGTAATTCAGTTTCTGGATAAAAACCTGCTTTTGCTTGACAGCTCAACACTTATTACAGACAATAAGGTAAATATTGACTATGCCTATGTAAGCCAAAATGCTGATATAAAGGTTGTTGAAAACTATAGTTCCAAATTATTGATTATCAACGCAGATAACAGCAATAGATACACCGATACAATCGTTAGATATTTATTGAAAAACAATAGAAAGTTTTATTCGCTTAAACGTAACAAGGCCTTAAACCTTCCATCTAATTAA
- a CDS encoding LTA synthase family protein has translation MLRNLFSFIRFFLFWLLFFAITRATFEIYFREHLHGVSALDIIKTFIYGIRMDASAAAYVAIIPLLVFIVEWFVGRRLVKPVWLRIYVWFLVFLASLIAIVDLGIFTEWGAKVNFRAFETLYNSPAESMSSTASAPIALHITIGVTLLTLGVVLSYFIIDFNVEYPKVSKRTKALYSVGLLLIDFIILRGTLTPTPINQSAGYFSDNQLLDLAAQNTEWNLANNVFENLRHPYNPYNFMPEKQAEEIVANNYKVEKDTTVKVLTTDRPNVVIIQLESYTADLIESLGGEKGVSPNFEKLAKQGLSFNNIYAAGDRTDKGVIAILSAFPSQAIRTIIVDTVKQRKLPSLMTEFKDTGYHTSYFYGGHSNYMNFDTYMYDHKTDLIFDKSRIPADQIGSVWGAHDNILFQKNVVELGKFKQPFFSLVQTLTNHEPFVLPTPPHFKGKDLSEQFKSTAWFTDSCLNAYLETAKKQPWYKNTLFIIVADHGHRLPRSTSWAYSPAKYHIPLLFYGEVIKPEYRGQKITKLGNQTDIAATLLAQLGLAHNNFKWSKNLLNPYSKQFAFYDWDNGFGFLTPEQGIAYDSQGQRIIYRKHPNADARLTEKALLNGKAFMQQIYTEYLAY, from the coding sequence ATGTTGAGAAACCTTTTTAGCTTTATTCGTTTCTTCCTTTTCTGGCTGCTGTTTTTTGCTATAACACGGGCCACGTTCGAGATTTACTTTCGTGAACATCTGCACGGCGTATCTGCGCTCGATATAATAAAAACCTTCATATACGGCATCCGCATGGATGCTTCTGCTGCGGCATATGTAGCTATAATACCATTACTGGTTTTCATTGTTGAATGGTTTGTTGGCCGCAGATTAGTAAAGCCTGTCTGGCTGCGTATTTATGTTTGGTTTTTAGTTTTCTTAGCCAGCTTAATTGCTATTGTTGACCTCGGCATATTTACTGAATGGGGTGCTAAGGTTAACTTCAGGGCATTTGAAACGTTGTATAATTCCCCCGCGGAGTCTATGTCTTCAACAGCATCGGCGCCTATCGCTTTGCATATCACTATTGGCGTAACATTGCTTACGCTTGGCGTTGTGCTGTCATATTTCATTATTGACTTTAATGTAGAGTACCCCAAAGTTTCTAAACGGACTAAGGCACTGTATTCGGTGGGCCTGTTGCTTATAGACTTTATTATTCTACGGGGCACATTAACGCCTACCCCTATTAACCAAAGTGCTGGTTACTTTTCAGATAATCAATTGCTTGACCTGGCGGCGCAAAACACGGAGTGGAATCTGGCTAATAACGTGTTTGAAAACCTGCGTCATCCGTACAACCCTTACAATTTTATGCCTGAAAAACAGGCCGAGGAAATTGTTGCCAATAATTATAAGGTTGAAAAAGACACAACCGTAAAAGTGCTTACTACTGATCGCCCCAATGTGGTGATCATTCAATTAGAAAGTTATACTGCTGATCTGATAGAATCATTAGGTGGTGAAAAAGGTGTATCGCCCAACTTTGAAAAACTCGCTAAACAAGGTTTGTCATTCAATAATATTTACGCGGCGGGAGACAGAACAGACAAGGGCGTAATTGCCATTTTAAGCGCCTTCCCATCACAGGCTATACGCACCATTATTGTTGATACCGTTAAACAAAGAAAGCTTCCATCGCTGATGACTGAGTTCAAAGATACCGGCTATCATACCTCCTACTTTTATGGGGGACATAGTAATTACATGAACTTTGACACCTACATGTATGACCATAAAACCGACCTGATATTTGACAAGTCGCGCATACCGGCTGATCAGATAGGTTCGGTTTGGGGAGCTCATGACAATATTCTTTTCCAAAAAAATGTAGTAGAGCTGGGCAAGTTTAAACAACCGTTTTTCTCGTTGGTTCAAACATTAACTAATCATGAGCCATTTGTATTGCCAACACCTCCGCATTTTAAGGGTAAAGACTTGTCGGAGCAGTTTAAGAGTACCGCGTGGTTTACAGATTCCTGCTTAAATGCTTATCTGGAAACTGCCAAAAAACAGCCCTGGTATAAAAACACTTTGTTCATTATTGTAGCCGATCACGGTCACCGTTTACCGCGTAGTACTTCGTGGGCTTACAGTCCTGCTAAATACCATATCCCTTTATTATTTTATGGAGAGGTGATAAAACCGGAATATCGTGGTCAGAAAATTACGAAGCTAGGTAACCAAACAGACATCGCGGCTACCCTGCTTGCGCAATTGGGTTTGGCGCATAACAATTTTAAATGGTCAAAAAACCTGCTCAACCCTTATAGCAAACAGTTTGCATTTTACGATTGGGATAATGGCTTCGGCTTTTTAACGCCGGAACAAGGAATAGCTTACGACAGCCAGGGCCAGCGCATTATCTACAGAAAACACCCAAACGCTGATGCCCGCTTAACAGAAAAAGCCCTGCTCAATGGCAAAGCTTTTATGCAGCAGATATATACAGAATATTTGGCTTATTAA
- the bioA gene encoding adenosylmethionine--8-amino-7-oxononanoate transaminase translates to MDLVERDKKVIWHPYTQMKTAALPVPIVKGEGAYLFAEDGTRYIDAVSSWWTNIHGHAHPHIAQKVAEQLKQLEHVIFAGFTHPTAVELAERLLAILPGNQQKVFYSDNGSTAVEVAIKMCLQYWHNQGQQRTKILAFNNAYHGDTFGAMAVSGRSAFTAAFDSLLFEVEFIDLPDAENIQSLKSRISNLKSQLACFIFEPLVQGSAGMLMYEARYLNELMAHCKAEGVLTIDDEVFTGFGRTGKPFACNHVTEQPDIMCFSKGLTGGTMALGITTCTQTVFDAFLSDDKLKTLFHGHSFTANPIACSAALASMDIFLKDATIQNINRIVEQHAEFAYRVKVHPKLKSVRQTGTILAMEWDTGSNTSYFSSLRDTLYQYFLKAGIILRPLGNVIYILPPYCISNEDLHYIYGKIEEALIEIGD, encoded by the coding sequence ATGGATTTAGTTGAGAGAGATAAAAAAGTAATATGGCACCCTTATACCCAAATGAAAACGGCCGCATTGCCGGTGCCAATAGTTAAAGGTGAAGGGGCCTATTTATTTGCAGAAGACGGCACCAGGTATATTGATGCTGTATCGTCATGGTGGACCAATATACACGGGCACGCGCATCCGCATATTGCGCAGAAAGTTGCCGAACAGTTAAAGCAATTGGAACATGTAATTTTTGCAGGGTTTACGCATCCAACAGCTGTTGAATTAGCTGAGCGTTTACTGGCCATTTTACCTGGAAATCAACAAAAAGTCTTTTATTCGGATAACGGCTCAACAGCTGTTGAAGTGGCTATTAAAATGTGCCTGCAATACTGGCACAATCAAGGGCAGCAGCGTACAAAAATACTGGCATTTAACAATGCTTATCACGGCGATACTTTTGGCGCTATGGCCGTAAGCGGACGGAGTGCTTTTACGGCAGCTTTTGATTCGCTTTTGTTTGAAGTAGAGTTCATTGATCTGCCTGATGCAGAAAACATTCAAAGTCTCAAATCTCGAATCTCAAACCTTAAATCTCAATTAGCTTGTTTCATTTTTGAACCGTTGGTGCAGGGATCTGCCGGGATGCTGATGTATGAAGCGAGATATCTCAATGAGTTAATGGCCCATTGTAAAGCGGAAGGGGTATTAACAATAGATGATGAGGTATTCACTGGATTTGGTCGTACAGGTAAGCCCTTTGCCTGCAACCATGTTACAGAGCAGCCGGATATTATGTGCTTTTCAAAAGGCTTAACAGGCGGCACTATGGCGCTTGGCATAACTACCTGCACACAAACTGTTTTCGATGCTTTTTTAAGCGATGATAAATTGAAGACCTTGTTTCACGGTCATTCTTTCACTGCTAATCCAATTGCCTGTTCAGCCGCGTTAGCCAGCATGGATATATTTTTAAAGGATGCTACCATTCAAAATATAAACCGTATTGTTGAACAACACGCTGAGTTTGCTTATCGCGTTAAAGTGCATCCTAAATTAAAATCGGTTAGGCAAACGGGTACAATTTTAGCTATGGAATGGGATACAGGTTCAAATACTTCCTATTTTAGTTCGTTACGCGATACTTTGTATCAGTACTTTTTAAAAGCTGGTATTATTTTACGTCCGTTAGGAAATGTTATTTACATTTTACCTCCGTATTGCATAAGCAATGAAGACTTGCATTACATTTACGGCAAAATTGAAGAGGCGTTAATAGAGATTGGTGATTAG
- a CDS encoding class I SAM-dependent methyltransferase, whose product MNDILGQAIFNYYNKTSKQKLWIHNHYGPREEMPLRVYFRGEDDMPDLEWLAIERCFGNVLDVGAGAGSHSLVLQQRNIDVTALDISPLLTQVMIGRGVKKVVQGDIYVYNEQQFDTILLLMNGIGLAATIGGLKQLLLHLKTLLEPGGQILFDSSDVAYLYDGHPPAGKYYGEVAYQYAYNNYKTDWFTWLYIGEHAMQEAAKECGFDMEVLLEDEHAQYLARLTIVNDQSDNEQSDNN is encoded by the coding sequence ATGAACGACATTTTAGGTCAAGCTATTTTTAATTACTACAATAAGACATCTAAACAAAAGCTCTGGATACATAACCACTACGGTCCAAGGGAGGAAATGCCTTTGCGTGTTTATTTTAGAGGAGAAGATGATATGCCCGACCTTGAATGGCTGGCCATTGAACGTTGTTTTGGTAACGTATTGGATGTAGGTGCAGGCGCAGGCAGCCATTCGCTTGTTTTGCAACAGAGGAATATAGATGTAACAGCACTTGATATTTCTCCATTGCTAACTCAGGTAATGATTGGCAGAGGCGTAAAAAAAGTGGTTCAGGGCGATATTTACGTTTATAACGAACAGCAGTTTGATACAATTTTGCTTTTAATGAATGGTATAGGTTTGGCCGCTACAATTGGAGGTCTTAAACAATTACTTTTACATCTGAAAACACTGCTTGAGCCCGGAGGACAAATACTATTTGATTCATCCGATGTAGCCTATTTGTACGACGGCCATCCACCTGCCGGAAAATACTATGGTGAAGTAGCTTATCAGTACGCCTATAATAATTATAAAACCGACTGGTTTACATGGCTCTATATTGGTGAACACGCTATGCAAGAAGCTGCAAAAGAGTGTGGCTTTGATATGGAAGTTTTGTTGGAAGATGAGCATGCGCAATATTTGGCAAGGTTAACCATTGTTAACGACCAATCAGATAACGAACAATCAGATAACAATTAA